DNA from Rosa rugosa chromosome 6, drRosRugo1.1, whole genome shotgun sequence:
TACCATGTTCTAACCAATAATACAAACAATTAACCAAGTGTTCCACCAAAAAGTTCAAAAAAACATGTTTCTAATTATCGGTGAAAGCAACCAGTTCTTCAAACTAGAAATTATATAAATTCATAATCCCAACGAAGACTGAACTTTGCgttcattttttttctgttctcatTTTGTTTACACAAGTTGTGTAACATAACCATGCCCCTAATCTCGACACAAAAGTAGAGAAGTGGCTCGGAGAGCTAAacaacagaaaaacaaaagtttacaaacaaaaaagaagttgGTTTCATCTTCAAGGTTAATTTGTTTTCCCTGTAACACACTGTTTTACAAGTTGCTTGAACCCCTTCTTCTTGTGAGGAGTCCTCTTCTCCTCGACGACCTTCACCTCTGTCTCAACCTTGACCCGATCTCtatcctctctcttcctctcagcGGCCTCCAGTTCTTCCTCCAACTGCATACACAGCTTCAGAACACGATCCTCTACATGATCGAGCCTCTCGATCAGCGTCCCCTTGGCGTCCGTCTCCATCATCACGTTCTGAATCGGACGGCAGTGCTTCTCCAGGCTCTTGGGAGAGAAGTAGTCGGCGGACGACGTCGACGACACCTGTGCGTAATCACTAGTTAGGGTTCCACTGGACGGCGTGGATTCGCAAGAGCTCTTGGCCGAGTGTGAGGATTGATGGATGGGATTGCACCCATTGATTTCCTCTAGCTGCCGAAGCATAATGTCCAGGCGGTCCAGCCTCGACAGAATCGGCTCCTCCGTATTGGCCGTAGTCGTTGTCATTGTTACTGCCACcatcactttcttcttcttcttcgatcttTTTCCCGGCCGGGAAACAAAcacttgtttctttttctcacGTCGAACAAATCTGCTATGAGGTTAGTCTCAAACTAAGAATGAGAAGAATCTAGAGGTTCTATCTGCGTTATAAAGGACTCAATCTACGTGCTACGTGTCGGAAACTGGGAAGGTGTTATTAGGGTTTGGAACACGCGGCGGGGTTGCGAAAGAGATTGAGGGCACACGTGGTGCATGCATGCAAAGGAGTATGATGGACCACGTGTGTCGTCACGTGGTGCTTCGTCGTCGTCAGCTCTGCTGTTTTCAGAGATTTGGATCATGGTCCTTCTATGGATAGGGATATTATCCTCTCTCTTTTGACGCGTTGCATTTACTCCCAAAGTATTCaagtttttccttcttttttttttttttttgaaataattcaagttttttttttcttaaagaaTTTGTAGAGTAGATCAGTAGAACCGTCGTTGAAAATAGGAAAATTTCATGAAACATGGATGTAATATACATAACATAAATTTTGATACATACATAGGTAGATTTAACTCAATGCATAAGTAAAGTAGATTTAAACTAACTAGTCTACCAACGGATACAATTAGATTACTTCTAGATCGAATTAGTAATTTATGTATTAATACACTAATATATGATAAATAAGATTTTTCACAGTAGACAGATTACAGGATGGTGCTAGTTCTGAAAACACTTGTCTCATATCAACTGATAAGAAATTACCATCAAGTGAATACACTAAACGTCAACTTTAATTTCATAACGTAGCTACGCGCGCGGAGAGATTTAATTCGACTGAATCAAACATATCCAATTTAAGCTTCACAATTGACCTAGAAGAAAAGTAATTAGGCATCAAAAATGGTCCCTCACTCCCTCGGACGATATGTGACAGTTGAGACTCTGAGAGCTAATATGTGACATCTGAGACTCTGAGAGCTAGGGAAAGCTCTTGAACATTACTCATCACTACAACAGTGATCCAAGAAGTGTTGAgaccagtggcggatccaggatgtAACTTTGGGGTGGGCTAGTTCTAAAATCCAGGATGTAACTTTgcttataaattttttttttgtcaaacatgctttctagaaTTTTAGAATTAAATTTTAAAGAAATATTAATAGAAAATGTTGTAACTAAAGAAAAAAGggagagcaaaaaaaaaaagcaagaaatTTTCAAGAAATACTAATGTGTTTAAGAAAAACTAAATTAGGAGATAATTcacattgataataggggcctctttatatagaggattacaaacatagagatagagttgtatatggaaacataatcgtacattgattggatatctcctaagattctccgagaatatatctaatataaaccctatttcaactagagcaagtaacctcgagtttgggctagacacatattctggatttacttgaacactctcccttgtgtcgcccaaacgtggtgctcctctcgttgcctcattaaaaaccttgccgagtaacaaaaaccctgtgggacaaaaatagcctcggtcgaaggggaaaaagagcaca
Protein-coding regions in this window:
- the LOC133713356 gene encoding uncharacterized protein LOC133713356, whose protein sequence is MVAVTMTTTTANTEEPILSRLDRLDIMLRQLEEINGCNPIHQSSHSAKSSCESTPSSGTLTSDYAQVSSTSSADYFSPKSLEKHCRPIQNVMMETDAKGTLIERLDHVEDRVLKLCMQLEEELEAAERKREDRDRVKVETEVKVVEEKRTPHKKKGFKQLVKQCVTGKTN